Proteins from a genomic interval of Debaryomyces hansenii CBS767 chromosome E complete sequence:
- a CDS encoding DEHA2E13596p (similar to uniprot|P06700 Saccharomyces cerevisiae YDL042C SIR2 Conserved NAD+ dependent histone deacetylase of the Sirtuin family involved in regulation of lifespan) yields the protein MSTIPNNRDDIVLIDSEPELENEPPRSSEEDAPPRKKFKNSENNEARGPLVKPFMNSTSGSDNKVSGADSSSDDKSAESSYNSGSSNDSDSESNSSSSSDGHSGSDYIHSLSADSRLSSKKPDTEMDGSRVISSDSEDTSAGTSSSDLNPIPTHVPPAGENEEIEATREVISDTRKYLKKHGTMEFLDKYLPTTASSSDLLQLIKKLGFFPKDIPPFNDGDRLIGLIKLLHTAMKKVNSMRSKLDDFYCVEHVVDQIKKAKKILVVTGAGISTSLGIPDFRSSKGFYSQLQYLGLSDPQEVFDLDFFHSDPNIFYSIAYMILPPEKSYTPLHAFIKLLQNKGKLLRNYTQNIDNLESNVGIKPEKLIQCHGSFATASCVTCKYQVKGEKIYPKIREKEVPYCPKCKNARKILLNKEDAYVPESYGVMKPDITFFGEPLPTRFHNMIRQDLMECDLLISIGTSLKVSPVADIVERIPEHIPQVLINKDPIDHCNFDVSILGYCDDTANYLCKRLGKGWELDHPEGVEAYNQEQFKIVTLNENEGQYSLVNFKPDLYETLEEQHQAKIKEREQGK from the coding sequence ATGTCCACCATTCCGAATAATAGAGATGATATTGTATTAATCGACTCGGAACCCGAACTTGAGAATGAACCACCAAGAAGCTCAGAAGAAGACGCCCCACCTaggaaaaaattcaagaattctgaaaataatgaagctCGCGGTCCGTTGGTTAAACCTTTTATGAATAGTACGTCAGGCAGCGACAATAAAGTGAGTGGTGCCGATAGTCTGAGCGATGACAAAAGCGCAGAGAGCAGTTATAATCTGGGCAGCAGTAATGATTCGGACAGTGAAAGTAATCTGAGTAGTCTGAGTGATGGACATTCTGGAAGCGATTATATCCACTCACTTTCGGCCGACTCGAGGCTATCTTCGAAAAAACCAGATACTGAAATGGATGGATCACGAGTAATATCGAGTGATCTGGAGGATACTTCTGCAGGGACTAGTTCGAGTGATTTGAATCCTATCCCTACTCACGTTCCTCCGGCCGGagagaatgaagaaatagaagCTACCAGAGAAGTAATTTCTGATACAAGAAAGTACCTTAAAAAACACGGAACTAtggaatttcttgataaatatttacctACTACGGCATCTAGTCTGGACTTGTTACAgttgataaagaaattaggGTTTTTCCCGAAGGACATCCCTCCGTTCAATGATGGAGACAGACTAATTGGACTTATTAAGCTATTGCATACGGCCATGAAGAAAGTGAATTCTATGAGATCCAAATTAGATGACTTCTATTGCGTAGAACATGTGGTTGACCAAATAAAAAAGGCCAAAAAGATATTAGTGGTTACTGGGGCCGGTATTTCCACCAGTTTAGGTATTCCTGATTTTAGATCTTCGAAGGGGTTTTACTCTCAACTACAGTATTTAGGGTTATCGGATCCTCAAGAAGTTTTCGATTTAGATTTTTTTCACAGCGACCCGAATATCTTTTACCTGATTGCGTATATGATTTTACCACCGGAAAAGTCTTACACACCGTTGCACGCATTCATCAAGCTTTTGCAAAATAAAGGAAAATTACTCCGAAATTATACTCAAAACATCGATAATTTAGAAAGCAATGTGGGTATCAAGCCAGAAAAGTTGATTCAATGCCATGGGTCATTTGCTACAGCATCTTGTGTAACTTGTAAGTATCAGGTAAAAGGTGAGAAGATCTATCCAAAAATCAGGGAAAAGGAAGTACCGTATTGTCCAAAATGTAAGAACGCCAGAAAAATATTGCTCAACAAAGAGGACGCATATGTCCCTGAAAGTTACGGAGTCATGAAGCCTGATATTACATTTTTTGGCGAACCATTACCGACGAGATTTCATAACATGATAAGACAAGATTTAATGGAATgtgatttattaattagcATAGGAACCTCTTTGAAGGTCTCACCAGTGGCTGATATCGTTGAAAGAATTCCCGAACATATTCCACAAGTATTGATTAATAAAGATCCTATTGACCATTGTAATTTTGATGTCAGCATTCTAGGATATTGTGATGATACTGCTAATTATTTGTGTAAACGTTTGGGCAAGGGTTGGGAACTCGATCACCCAGAAGGTGTAGAGGCTTACAATCAGGAGCAGTTCAAAATTGTAACacttaatgaaaatgaaggGCAATATTCGCTTGTCAATTTTAAACCAGATTTATACGAGACCCTTGAGGAACAACATCAGGCAAAAATAAAAGAGAGAGAACAGGGGAAATGA
- a CDS encoding DEHA2E13684p (similar to uniprot|Q07350 Saccharomyces cerevisiae YDL043C PRP11 Subunit of the SF3a splicing factor complex required for spliceosome assembly and highly similar to ca|CA1604|IPF13653 Candida albicans IPF13653 unknown function), translated as MDYSNRVNSKKGSGGVADVQETKVHTRRRLKELLTTQVLDLDSDPYVFRNHLGLLECRLCLTTHVSESSYISHIGGRKHQMNLEKRQILDEKYSKNQQGISNTNNASVISINNTPKRSWTKSGRPAFKVTKIRNTETLQMGLLINAKYPNATVEEPFFRIMSYYELSTKNQNVALSYVHKEAQDKEDADPNNWQYLVITAEPYENICFAIPNNKEIDKPAVLGQMSDSFWWYWDGDTKDFFLQFLYK; from the coding sequence ATGGATTATTCAAACCGTGTTAACTCCAAGAAGGGGTCTGGTGGAGTAGCAGATGTACAGGAGACAAAAGTTCACACCAGGCGACGCTTAAAAGAATTGCTTACTACACAAGTATTGGATCTTGATAGTGACCCATATGTCTTCAGAAACCATCTAGGATTGCTAGAATGTCGATTGTGTCTCACCACACATGTCAGTGAATCGTCATATATTTCGCATATCGGAGGAAGAAAGCACCAGATGAACCTTGAAAAAAGACAAATCCTAGATGAAAAATACTCCAAAAACCAACAGGGTATCagtaatacaaataatgcATCGGTAATATCCATAAATAATACGCCCAAGCGAAGCTGGACGAAAAGCGGAAGACCAGCATTTAAGGTCACCAAGATCAGAAATACGGAAACGTTGCAAATGGGGTTGCTCATCAATGCGAAATACCCCAATGCAACAGTAGAAGAGCCATTTTTCCGAATTATGTCATACTACGAATTGTCGACCAAAAATCAGAATGTGGCCTTGTCATATGTTCACAAAGAAGCTCAGGATAAGGAAGATGCTGATCCTAACAACTGGCAGTATCTTGTTATCACTGCAGAACCATACGAGAACATTTGTTTTGCGATCCCCAACAACAAAGAGATCGATAAACCCGCAGTTTTGGGCCAAATGTCTGATTCCTTCTGGTGGTACTGGGATGGAGACACGAAGGACTTCTTCCTACAGTTTTTGTATAAGTag
- a CDS encoding DEHA2E13640p (similar to ca|CA1602|CaRTG1 Candida albicans CaRTG1 basic helix-loop-helix transcription factor that regulates CIT2 gene expression (by homology)) yields the protein MSDFKGFKDSFLKSNSQSGTNSAVSGSGSESISPPQDSKDKGLNIPSIHIKTESADKLASKSLDIKKQLSQSFQGNSSTQQHGGISKPQSRKNSIIAIKSNNASEDEDDDDKDDPQVNERKRRDNINEKIQELLTLIPAEFFQENPPATNQPQQQQTQQSENDAAIAAAVKNSGTKDGKPNKGQILTKSVEYLQYLQNLIDENNRKEVELVMKLKNLEFQEQNRQQNVPINVGHTSAERSLGKIGVGPLSDDYFKSVLVNSAGTNKSGQRKGSTFSVSP from the coding sequence ATGTCAGATTTTAAAGGGTTTAAagattcatttttgaaGTCTAATTCACAGTCAGGTACTAATTCCGCTGTGTCTGGGTCAGGCTCGGAATCTATTTCTCCTCCACAAGATTCAAAAGACAAAGGATTGAACATTCCAAGTATACACATCAAGACTGAATCCGCAGATAAATTGgcatcaaaatcattagaTATCAAGAAGCAGTTGTCACAATCGTTCCAGGGAAATAGTTCGACTCAACAGCATGGAGGAATTTCGAAACCTCAATCCAGAAAGAACTCAATAATTGCAattaaatctaataatgcaagtgaagatgaagatgatgacgaCAAAGATGATCCACAGGTGAATGAAAGGAAGAGGAGAGATAATATTAACGAAAAAATACAGGAATTATTGACACTAATTCCGGCggaattttttcaagagAACCCCCCAGCAACTAATCAAccacaacaacaacagaCACAACAATCAGAAAATGACGCGGCAATTGCTGCAGCTGTTAAGAATTCTGGTACTAAAGACGGTAAGCCAAATAAAGGTCAAATATTAACAAAATCCGTGGAATACTTGCAATATTTACAgaatttaattgatgaaaataatagaaaagaagttgaattagttatgaagttgaagaatttggaGTTTCAGGAACAGAATAGACAGCAAAATGTACCTATTAATGTTGGCCATACAAGCGCCGAAAGGTCGTTAGGTAAGATTGGAGTTGGCCCATTATctgatgattattttaaGCTGGTTTTGGTTAATAGTGCTGGGACAAATAAATCAGGtcaaagaaaaggaagtACATTTTCAGTTAGTCCGTAA
- a CDS encoding DEHA2E13552p (highly similar to ca|CA4749|IPF4481 Candida albicans IPF4481 unknown function) has protein sequence MLDSFDFIKTPEQGPIPPASDECGIMTTDSPAIHNAPLPADGPGSKQFNNYAMAGLVVLIPYFVTRKLGGGFKTWLFFTLISCLPILMAYWTIMSSYSPRLNEKVKYPNRRISDYLEYHTEELKAKYINSNGGKGTKIPIETFQELYFNGKVSFKGDCLDVLEYKHDWASFRFTLSLFRFFLLGMIPEVIMHSKSQDEEQVRDHYDRGDDFYTWFLGPRMIYTSGVISDIEREETLEEMQDNKLHIVADKMQVKEGDHILDLGCGWGTWTTFASYKYGANVTGVTLGKNQTKWGTELLSKYGVNDSQSRIACVDYRDSPKSQKPNGKYDKITCLEMAEHVGIRRFSSFLEQVHESLEDDGLFFLQYAGLRKGWQYEDLNWGLFMNKYIFPGADASTPLTFVVSALESVGFEVVSLDNIGVHYSGTLWRWYRNWIGNKEKVVNKYGIRWYRIWEFFLATSTIVSRQGSATCYQIVLRKNLNSYHRVNYIPAQKGLSGPLANGNKWAK, from the coding sequence ATGTTAGATTCATTTGACTTTATTAAGACCCCTGAACAGGGACCAATTCCTCCAGCATCGGATGAATGTGGTATTATGACCACCGACTCGCCAGCGATCCATAATGCTCCATTACCAGCCGACGGACCAGGATCCAAAcaattcaacaattatGCCATGGCAGGACTTGTTGTGTTGATTCCATACTTTGTGACTAGAAAATTAGGTGGTGGATTCAAGACGTGGTTATTTTTCACCTTGATTTCATGTTTGCCAATCTTGATGGCCTACTGGACTATTATGTCGAGCTATTCACCAAGACTCAATGAAAAGGTCAAGTATCCTAACAGACGAATTTCTGACTATTTGGAGTATCATACCGAAGAATTGAAGGCTAAATACATTAACTCCAACGGTGGTAAAGGTACCAAAATTCCAATTGAGACTTTCCAAGAATTGTACTTCAACGGAAAGGTTAGCTTTAAGGGAGACTGTTTGGATGTATTGGAATACAAGCACGACTGGGCTTCATTCCGTTTTACTTTGTCGTTGTTTAGATTTTTCTTACTTGGTATGATTCCGGAAGTGATTATGCACTCGAAGTCGCAAGACGAAGAGCAAGTCAGAGATCACTACGATAGAGGTGACGACTTCTACACCTGGTTCTTGGGCCCTAGAATGATCTACACCTCGGGAGTTATTAGTGATATTGAACGCGAAGAAACATTAGAAGAGATGCAAGACAACAAGTTGCATATTGTTGCTGATAAGATGCAAGTTAAGGAAGGCGACCACATCTTAGATCTTGGTTGTGGATGGGGTACATGGACCACCTTTGCTTCTTACAAGTACGGTGCCAACGTTACTGGTGTCACCTTAGGTAAGAACCAAACCAAATGGGGTACtgaattattatcgaaATACGGAGTCAACGACTCTCAATCTAGAATCGCCTGTGTTGACTACCGTGACTCTCCTAAGTCGCAAAAGCCAAACGGTAAGTACGATAAGATTACTTGTCTTGAAATGGCTGAACACGTTGGTATTAGAagattttcttctttcttggAACAAGTGCATGAATCTTTAGAAGACGACGGGTTATTCTTCTTGCAATATGCCGGTTTACGTAAGGGCTGGCAATACGAAGATTTGAACTGGGGATTATTCATGAACAAGTACATTTTCCCTGGTGCAGATGCGCTGACTCCATTGACTTTCGTTGTCTCTGCTTTGGAATCGGTCGGTTTCGAAGTCGTCTCGTTGGACAACATCGGTGTCCACTACTCGGGTACCTTGTGGAGATGGTACCGTAACTGGATTGGAAACAAGGAAAAGGTTGTCAACAAGTACGGTATCAGATGGTACAGAATCTGGGAATTCTTCTTAGCCACCTCCACCATTGTCTCCAGACAAGGTTCTGCCACCTGCTATCAGATTGTGTTGAGAAAGAACTTGAACTCATACCATAGAGTCAACTACATTCCAGCCCAAAAGGGATTATCTGGTCCATTAGCGAACGGTAACAAGTGGGCTAAATAG
- a CDS encoding DEHA2E13574p (no similarity), with the protein MKQMLSHIIVASATQRAGAEMNLSCHVTRNRNPAIVEAAGGIWVKNTGIHVWRCNYTTLMSCKLSYGSSLEETDSGVS; encoded by the coding sequence ATGAAACAGATGTTGTCCCACATCATCGTCGCATCGGCCACTCAACGCGCTGGAGCAGAGATGAATTTATCCTGTCACGTGACACGAAATCGAAACCCAGCAATAGTTGAAGCAGCAGGCGGGATATGGGTGAAAAATACCGGTATCCATGTATGGCGGTGCAACTATACGACGTTAATGTCATGTAAACTTTCCTATGGGTCTAGTTTGGAAGAAACTGACCTGGGTGTTTCGTGA
- a CDS encoding DEHA2E13618p (some similarities with ca|CA1601|IPF15728 Candida albicans IPF15728 unknown function) produces MFRLSYICRGVRSIQPRIFCHGNSYIISSVRLYNSVDKANQQFQNAQENSQQERDPLNLDELFPDSHGESYETGNIERNKKKDNLADEQSGLSASQNQPLEENQESKSFERGSLLSDIDTYVEDSNDSHSKAIDISTEGESEFDILNDFLNDHDKKQNDIVDTKKNKDDFSDLLTSLNLDDGNTNSDEGSFDFDKLSEMTRDHLSSRRNKNQAEEFNPIDVDKNDENIFDLSFLDMDKTSDNEKKVIEEEKQLFQNIFNSYVKPTDKDEQSELLQNLRDSVNISKNQIDDILSSTTSTRYKLTNVSGRLKDELFTKTKDALEPTIKYIRTSPDLGSSNLLTQYLRTVFTSWFEIIKKAQSDKLVFEDVYLNKLLKKSTKFSEKHDKFVNSVYIQSMEHPSNPILNFFTLPIIFNSILNTIAMKHHDGQLALSLFNFLKKDINLYTVCCNQQTYNEILRIQWLFYGKSNLYGIEIIFIEMLNNGFSGDLMTFNILKQIIIDYHSLKMGQASLNEANLPIWSKEDDKRVENLERKLNTLANVLRRSDK; encoded by the coding sequence ATGTTTAGATTGAGCTATATATGTCGGGGAGTAAGGTCAATACAACCAAGAATATTTTGTCACGGTAATTCGTATATAATACTGTCTGTGAGGTTGTATAATTCTGTTGATAAAGcgaatcaacaatttcagaATGCACAGGAGAACTCCCAACAAGAGAGAGATCCTTTAAAtcttgatgaattatttccaGATAGTCATGGGGAATCATATGAAACAGGTAATATAGAgagaaataaaaagaaggaTAATTTGGCCGACGAACAACTGGGGTTATCTGCATCTCAAAATCAGCCATTGgaagaaaatcaagaatCCAAATCTTTTGAAAGAGGCAGCCTCTTATCTGACATAGATACCTATGTTGAAGACAGTAATGATAGTCATAGTAAAGCGATAGATATTTCTACAGAAGGGGAATcagaatttgatattttgaacgATTTTCTTAATGACCACGACAAAAAACAAAATGATATAGTAGATACTAAGAAGAACAAGGATGATTTCAGTGATCTTTTAACATCTCTTAATTTAGATGATGGTAATACCAACAGCGATGAAGgatcatttgattttgataagcTAAGCGAAATGACACGAGATCATCTTTCGAgcagaagaaacaaaaatcAAGCAGAAGAATTCAATCCTATTGACGTCGATAAGAAcgatgaaaatatatttgatttgaGCTTCTTGGATATGGATAAAACGAGtgataatgaaaagaaagttattgaagaagaaaagcaactttttcaaaacaTTTTTAATTCCTATGTAAAGCCAACAGATAAAGATGAACAGTCCGAGTTATTACAGAATTTAAGAGATTCGGTAAATATTTCCAAGAATCAAATTGACGATATATTGAGTTCCACTACTAGTACGCGATACAAGTTGACTAATGTTTCTGGAAGGTTGAAAGATGAACTATTTACTAAAACTAAAGATGCATTGGAACCaacaatcaaatatatacgTACTTCTCCAGACTTAGGTTCCTCAAATTTACTAACTCAATACTTGAGGACAGTATTTACTAGTTGgtttgaaataattaaaaagGCACAAAGTGACAAACTTGTTTTTGAAGACGTATATCtaaacaaattattaaaaaaatcaacaaaattcAGTGAAAAGCATGATAAATTCGTTAACTCTGTTTACATCCAGTCAATGGAACATCCTTCCAACcctattttgaattttttcacattaccaattattttcaactCAATTCTTAATACGATAGCCATGAAACACCACGATGGCCAGCTTGCACTTtctttgttcaattttttgaaaaaggatattaatttatatacgGTATGCTGTAATCAACAAACATACAACGAAATATTGAGAATCCAGTGGTTGTTCTACGGTAAATCAAATTTGTATGgcattgaaattatctttattgaaatgTTAAACAACGGGTTTTCTGGTGATTTAATGACATTTAACATTCTTAAACAAATAATCATAGACTATCATAGTTTAAAAATGGGACAAGCTTCCTTGAATGAAGCTAATCTTCCAATTTGGTCCaaagaagatgataaaCGAGTAGAAAACTTAGAAAGGAAGTTAAATACCTTGGCCAATGTCTTGAGAAGATCCGATAAATAA
- a CDS encoding DEHA2E13508p (similar to uniprot|Q12438 Saccharomyces cerevisiae YDL010W Hypothetical ORF), with amino-acid sequence MISNKKIRLVAISALSILFIILFFRTSSESEIRPETLNNDSKAQTLLTANNLIDSKNDDKVDAAINNEISKLNNDESEQDTSSEKAQEDQSEKTEEGFDAAKALLEIRAMSPMVIFSKTYCPYSKRLKQLLRDNYQITPEPTIMELDKHGYGQNLQEYLEETTGRGTVPNVLVGTSLESRGGFDDIKKLHDEGKLLTLLVEWGSTDSKKLDVKKIEAPSNS; translated from the coding sequence ATGATAAGTAATAAGAAGATTAGATTAGTTGCCATTTCCGCACTTCTGatattattcataatattattctttaGAACTAGTTCCGAATCTGAAATACGTCCCGAaacattaaataatgattctAAAGCACAGACATTATTAACTGCCAATAATTTGATCGATTCAAAGAATGACGACAAGGTTGATGCGGCTATCAATAATGAGATATCAAAACTTAACAATGATGAATCAGAACAGGATACTTCATCAGAAAAAGCACAGGAGGATCAATCCGAGAAGACAGAAGAAGGTTTCGACGCAGCAAAGgcattattagaaattcGAGCCATGTCACCTATGGTCATATTCTCGAAGACATACTGTCCATATTCCAAGAGACTTAAGCAATTGCTACGTgataattatcaaataaccCCGGAACCTACAATCATGGAGCTCGATAAACATGGATACGGTCAGAACTTACAGGAGTACTTAGAAGAGACCACGGGACGTGGTACCGTACCTAACGTTTTAGTCGGAACTTCGCTCGAAAGCAGAGGAGGGTTTGACGATATCAAGAAGTTGCATGACGAGGGCAAATTGCTAACCTTACTAGTCGAATGGGGTTCAACGGATTCCAAAAAGCTCGACGTTAAGAAGATTGAAGCACCATCTAATAGTTAG
- a CDS encoding DEHA2E13530p (similar to uniprot|P30952 Saccharomyces cerevisiae YNL117W MLS1 Malate synthase enzyme of the glyoxylate cycle involved in utilization of non-fermentable carbon sources and highly similar to ca|CA4748|CaMLS1 Candida albicans CaMLS1 malate synthase), with protein sequence MSSPFPKTADKLKGVEILASIPDRAKHILNAEALALVATLHRAFQPTRKQLLANRKEQQAKRDRGELPDFLPETEQIRNDPTWTGPPLARGLEDRRVEITGPVDRKMVINALNSGVATYMADFEDSLTPAWDNLIDGQVNLYDGVRKNISFEQNGKKYALNTDPKRHLPTLIVRPRGWHLDEKHVRVDGEPVSGGIFDFAIYFYNNAKESVAQGFGPYFYLPKMEHHLEAKLWNDIFNHAQDYIGMTRGTIRGSVLIETLPAAFQMDEIIYQLRQHIGGLNCGRWDYIFSYIKSLRNHPEFILPERSQVTMSAPFMSSYVKLLVNTCHKRQVHALGGMAAQIPIKEDKARNQAALENVAKDKLREVNAGCDSCWVAHPALVPVVLKVFNEHMKGPNQINVPPKVPYTPVTARDLLSPYVPDAKITEQGIRTNIIIGLSYIEAWLRNIGCVPINYLMEDAATAEVSRTQIWQWVTHGSKTDEGKTITKEYVGKLLKEESDKLSKNAKSGNKFSQALVYFKPECLAEKYSDFVTTLLYDDVTTIGRPTAAEKL encoded by the coding sequence ATGTCGTCTCCATTTCCAAAGACCGCTGATAAGTTAAAAGGAGTTGAAATTTTGGCATCAATTCCAGACAGAGCCAAGCACATTTTAAATGCTGAAGCTCTTGCATTAGTTGCTACATTACACCGTGCATTCCAACCAACCAGAAAGCAATTATTGGCTAACAGAAAGGAACAACAGGCCAAGAGAGACAGGGGAGAGTTACCAGACTTTTTGCCAGAAACTGAGCAGATTAGAAATGATCCTACCTGGACCGGTCCACCATTAGCCAGAGGCTTAGAGGACAGAAGAGTCGAGATCACAGGACCAGTGGACAGAAAGATGGTTATCAACGCGTTGAACTCTGGTGTTGCCACATACATGgctgattttgaagactCTTTGACTCCAGCATGGGACAATTTGATCGATGGACAAGTTAATCTTTATGACGGTGTCAGAAAGAACATTTCTTTTGAACAAAACGGTAAGAAGTACGCATTGAACACCGACCCAAAGAGGCACCTTCCAACCTTGATTGTCAGACCAAGAGGATGGCACTTGGATGAAAAGCACGTTCGCGTTGATGGTGAACCAGTTTCCGGTGgtatttttgattttgcCATCTACTTCTACAACAACGCCAAGGAATCTGTTGCTCAAGGATTTGGTCCATACTTTTACTTGCCAAAGATGGAGCACCACTTGGAAGCCAAGTTATGGAACGATATCTTCAACCACGCTCAAGACTATATTGGTATGACCAGAGGTACTATCAGAGGTTCCGTTTTGATTGAAACATTGCCAGCCGCTTTCCAAATGGACGAAATCATTTACCAATTGAGACAACACATTGGTGGTTTGAACTGTGGTAGATGGGATTACATTTTCTCATACATTAAGTCATTGAGAAATCACCCAGAATTTATCTTACCGGAAAGATCACAGGTCACTATGTCTGCTCCATTCATGTCTTCTTACGTCAAGTTATTAGTTAACACTTGTCACAAGAGACAAGTCCATGCTTTAGGTGGTATGGCTGCTCAAATTCCAATCAAGGAAGATAAGGCAAGAAACCAAGCTGCCTTAGAAAACGTTGCTAAGGATAAGTTGAGAGAAGTTAATGCCGGTTGTGACTCCTGTTGGGTTGCACATCCAGCTTTGGTTCCTGTTGTTTTGAAGGTTTTCAACGAACACATGAAGGGTCCTAACCAAATCAATGTACCACCAAAGGTCCCATACACTCCTGTTACCGCCAGAGACTTATTAAGTCCATACGTTCCAGATGCCAAGATCACTGAACAAGGTATCAGAACTAACATTATCATTGGTTTATCTTACATCGAAGCTTGGTTAAGAAACATCGGTTGTGTTCCAATTAACTACTTGATGGAAGATGCTGCCACTGCTGAAGTCTCCAGAACTCAAATCTGGCAATGGGTTACTCACGGCTCTAAGACCGACGAAGGTAAGACCATTACCAAGGAATATGTTggtaaattattaaaagaagaatCCGATAAATTATCCAAGAACGCTAAATCAGGTAACAAGTTCAGTCAAGCATTGGTTTATTTCAAGCCAGAATGTCTTGCCGAAAAATACTCTGATTTCGTTACTACTTTGCTTTACGACGACGTTACTACTATCGGCAGACCAACTGCcgctgaaaaattataa
- a CDS encoding DEHA2E13662p (similar to uniprot|P38913 Saccharomyces cerevisiae YDL045C FAD1 Flavin adenine dinucleotide (FAD) synthetase performs the second step in synthesis of FAD from riboflavin): MENGNGGHQHNFLVKCEEASNLVNNFLNDTLPSGLVPERRKDYIYDEVRRQKVKEKIHKSLQVFDKAIEIHGLEEIAISYNGGKDCLVMLILLMASIHKKFTIAPTKDSSLKVLPTNYKLDSIYINSELPFPNLSDFIKSSTAYYHLNPIIIQSSLKEGFEKYLNEINPKVKSIFVGIRYSDPYGSSLDYEQVTDHDWPGFLRIHPILHWKYEDIWDFLIGCDLDYCEMYDLGYTSLGGINTTTPNPYLKIEGDEVKYSPAYMLRKNADERERSGRISNRT, translated from the exons ATGGAGAACGGAAACGGGGGGCACCAGCACAACTTTCTTGTGAAGTGTGAGGAGGCCTCAAATTTGGTtaacaattttttgaacGACACTTTACCACTGGGATTAGTACCCGAAAGGCGAAAAGATTACATATATGACGAAGTTAGAAGACAGAAGGTCAAGGAAAAGATACATAAGAGCTTGCAGGTATTTGATAAGGCGATTGAAATTCATGG gcttgaagaaattgcaaTTTCGTATAATGGAGGAAAGGATTGTTTGGTTATGCTTATCTTATTAATGGCATCTATCCACAAGAAGTTTACCATCGCACCAACGAAAGATTCATCGTTGAAAGTTTTGCCAACAAATTATAAGCTTGATTCAATCTACATCAATTCTGAATTACCCTTTCCGAACCTTTCGGATTTCATAAAAAGTTCAACTGCATACTATCACTTAAATCCTATCATAATACAAAGTTCATTAAAGGAGGGGTtcgaaaaatatttaaatgaaattaaccCAAAAGTCAAGTCAATATTTGTTGGAATTCGTTACTCGGATCCTTATGGTTCAAGTTTAGATTACGAGCAAGTAACTGATCATGACTGGCCGGGTTTCTTGAGAATTCATCCTATTTTGCATTGGAAATATGAGGATATCTGGGATTTCTTAATTGGATGTGATTTGGACTATTGTGAGATGTACGACTTAGGCTATACCAGTCTAGGTGGTATCAATACTACAACCCCCAACCCCTATTTAAAAATAGAAGGTGATGAGGTCAAATATTCTCCAGCTTATATGTTGAGAAAGAATGCAgatgaaagagaaagatcGGGCAGAATATCTAACCGtacataa